The Phoenix dactylifera cultivar Barhee BC4 chromosome 15, palm_55x_up_171113_PBpolish2nd_filt_p, whole genome shotgun sequence genome contains a region encoding:
- the LOC103714855 gene encoding ethylene-responsive transcription factor ERF016-like has product MENPPPRPREASAVNHYRGVRMRKWGKWVAEVRLPNSRERIWLGSYDTAEKAARAYDAASYCLRGTQAVVNFPADPPDIPSPGRLTRDEIRAAASRHAHEAPRARPEGDAGPSNARQAAEDVVMSMPQELFSPQFYYLPLGNTGDHYHGGAGNDHDDDDGGNDDVGGSSYLWSF; this is encoded by the coding sequence ATGGAGAATCCGCCGCCTAGGCCGAGGGAGGCAAGCGCTGTTAACCACTACAGGGGGGTTCGGATGAGGAAGTGGGGGAAATGGGTGGCCGAGGTGCGGCTGCCCAACAGCCGGGAGAGGATATGGCTGGGGTCTTATGACACCGCCGAGAAGGCGGCCCGCGCCTACGACGCCGCCTCGTATTGCCTACGCGGCACCCAGGCCGTCGTCAACTTCCCCGCTGACCCGCCCGACATCCCTTCCCCTGGCCGGCTCACCAGAGACGAAATCCGGGCGGCGGCCTCCAGGCATGCACACGAGGCTCCTCGAGCCCGGCCAGAGGGCGATGCGGGACCGAGCAATGCGAGGCAGGCGGCTGAGGACGTGGTGATGTCAATGCCACAGGAACTATTTTCGCCGCAGTTTTATTACTTGCCACTGGGAAATACTGGTGATCACTATCATGGCGGTGCTGGAAATGATCATGACGACGACGATGGCGGCAATGATGATGTCGGCGGATCTTCGTACCTTTGGAGTTTTTGA